The Coffea arabica cultivar ET-39 chromosome 2c, Coffea Arabica ET-39 HiFi, whole genome shotgun sequence genome includes the window aaaaaaatagaaagataaaCTTCAGAAAGTTAAATGGAGGTTTCTCCTGGAAGCAATTACCTAGGAAGGAATGACCCACTTGCCATCAATCCACTCCTGGTGCTGCCTCAAGTCAGAGTGCTTAAACTTCACTGCATCTTCAGTCCCCGGAAAATAGATTATATACTTTTTCTCCCTAAGAACTCTGGATATTACTCCTTCCCAccaacaatcattgaaaagagCGTCTACTTTGTCATTCACTTTGAAACAGTCGACAAAAGCAGTTTCCGGTGGATGTGGTCGTATGTTTATACTAGCAACCTCCTCTTTCAAGAATTCTGTGTCTTCTTCGTTTCTCAGACTCCGATACTGAATCAGGTATTTGTCCTCATCAAATCGTTTGATGACAGTTGCAGGAATCCAAGCACCTTGAAAACCATCTTCATCTATTCGAACTTCAACTGTTGCCCCTCGGCTAAATTTCTCCTCTACTGTTTCTTTGCCAGGCTTCCGTTTGGCTGGTAATATGGACACTTTCTGCAATCCAAAAAACAGTAAATTTTTAAGCTAAAATTGGACTGATTATAAACAAACAGAGAAAGACAAGTAGCCATGCGATAGTTAAGACATCTGGAAGGGCAGGCAAGGAGTAAAAGTTAGAAGATTGGAGTTCAATATTGGCAAAGAGGGAAGAGGTTGGCATATgttgttccaaaaaaaaaaaaaaagtggtaaACGCAATGAAGCAGTCAGGAGAACATCAAGGAAGCAACACGTGAAAAACTGTTGGATTCTGGGAAACCATTGGTTTATTTGAGGTTTTGCCTTCATAGGCACTAGAACAGTCAAGCAGAGGAAGGATGTGGACGTGCACAGAGATAAAACAATCATTGCACAACCTTAAATCAAAAGCGCGGAATATAACAAGTTTTGTTCAATCAAAGCATGATTTTTAATTGTTTCTATAGCCATATAGCAGACAAATCCAAGGGGATACAGCAGGATCTTGGCTGTTCCACCAATCAGACAATTTCGTTCATCTAATTGTTTTGCCCATATGTAGAACAAACATGTGCAGTAACCTCTacagattctggaatttgctTCAGAAATTTTAGCTGGACAGAATCATAATTATGTATTCAAAAGGTTCCTTTAACTATTTGATCAGATAACAATCTATCTATTaagctgaaaactgaaaatcaTGTATCCACATTTTCTAGATCTTTATGTAAATCTTGTTGCACCAGACTttagctatatatatatatatcttttttaTATCCCGTCCCCAACAATTCACAGATAAAGATGAAGGTAATTGATCATGTAACCATTTCCTCAACATGACTAAACTTCGGTCAAGCGTTCCACATTTGATCAGATGAAGCGAAACTTATTGAATGAGGCTGATAAACTagtaattataattatacaattaTGGCAGCTTCAAGAATACGTGCATTTGCATACAACAGTTCCATTTTCTCCTTGGTGCAATTCAATTTTGATGGCAGAATGCAAAAGTAGATTCACGGAATAATAGCATAGAGGAGGTCAGCTATAAATAATTTCTCTACCATAAGTAAAGAACAAGATAATCTGTAGAATCGGTTCCCCCCAGTTTTTTCATCCAATTCCACTTATCTTTATTACTGTATACCTAACAAAGCACATATATActgaaagaatttttttttttttgttttaatgtaTGTGCTTAAATAACCTACTTGAACAAATCAGTACAGAAGGAACGCCTTCATGCATTAGTAAGTTAACACTAAGATAGACAAAATACTTACGAAACATTCTGCAACATATATGACATAAAAAATTGGATTTATTCTCTACTGATCCAGAAATCATCAATGTGGTATTAATTAGTACTCGATAATCTCAAGGTACAACAGAATTAACAGATGTACTATGCATAATATTCTCATGCACCCAACTATAACAATCTCAGCcatcaagaaataattcatcAACATTTACAGTTTTACACACACCAATATGCACAAACACCACAGAATCAACAAGAAACTCATGAACCTGCATTCTGCACCCTAACTCACACCTTATCTTCTTTTGGTTCAATCTCCAACTGAGGAACCCACGTGCCGTTCACCCATTCACGGTGTAACCGGAGCTTGGACGGATGAAATTTCGACAGCTCCCTACTAGACCTAAAGAACACCGCAAACTTTCCAGTTTTGGAAACCCCCGTGATCACGCCTTCCCACCATCCGTCGTTAAAATAAACATCCACTTCTTCGCTCACCTTAAACTCCCGGTGAGTCTCCCGAGGTGCCGGCGGCCTAAGCTGCACAACGTCGATTTCTTCCCTCAGCGGGATTTTTCTCGAGTCGTCCTGCATCAGGGTTTTGTACTCCACCAAGATTTTATCATTCTTTAACTTCCGGATAACGGTTCCGGCGAACCAGGAGCCGCGAAAGCCGTCCTCATCGCTGCTGATTTCAACTTCGGCACCTTTTATGAAGTAATCCATTATTCAAGAGAGGATTTGAAGGGAGGAAGTTCGTTAGCTAGTTAGTTAGGGTTTATGGAGTTTTGGTGAGAATTTGGCGGGAGGTAGATATGCTTTTGTGTCAATGTATGTATCAAGAGTCAGTAAAGAGGATGTTTGAGGTTTTCGATTGAAACTAGGTTTGCGGAAGAACTGAAATTTGAGGGTTTACAGTGAAAAGTTGTAATATGAGattataggattttttttttggaataataaGAGTTGTGAAAAAGGATTTTTGGCTTCTATCAGAGTACTAGAATACAAAGTATAATACAAAATAAAGGAAACAGATGTTACTAAAATAATAAACAATATATTACTAACTCAAATAGAGATGCAAACAGATGTTTCCAGATTTGACTTACACGTTACCCCCACCCCTCcacttccccccccccccccccccccaaaaaaaaagccaaCTAAAAAATTTGGTCCaatcaaactcccaaaaaaataaaaatgtccAACCATTCAGGCTAACTGGTTTTAACTTCTAAACAAGTTTGCTGAATTTCCCTTTCTTCTAATTGTGTCTGTATTGCTAATGACCATTACTACTAGCTATTTATTTCAAGTCTCATAGGCCTGGAAATGTAAGAGCTTAATCCCTTGTTTGTTTTCCGTTGAGTCTAAATGAAAGCTGCAAAAAACATGAATTAATTTGGTGTTCAAAACTTTTGTAGTTTCAAGTAAACCGATAGTTCAAATTATATATGGATGACAGTTTGAAGTGTATTCCGCTCCTTTAAATTGCAGTTGACGATCCTAGTCTATCCATTTAGGGGCAAAAATCAGTTTTAAAAATGGTATATAAAATACCTGCTTTGATCCCCTACTCCAATTGTTTGGTAGTCTTGGTTGTCAAGTCATATGGTACCATAATGAACTTTGCAGCTCCTATGTGGATAGAaaagatgaatttttttttaaagagaattaagagttcCTTTTACAATTTTATCTTGCCTAGGTTGCTGTTTTAGCTGTGTTCATAACTAATAGCTACCAGCTCAATCGTTCTATTGATCGTTTGTATTTCCTGTATTTGCTTAGGGTCTATGCCCCTTCATGTCTCTAACCTCTTTTTGTAAAAATTGATGGAAAAAGACAAAGTTGATACATCTGACACACaccggaaaaaagaaaattgccaTGTATATTTCATTGGAAGAGTAATTTGAAGGAGAGGAAAGAGTGTAACGCATgtttaaaaagttttttttttcatcctcTTGCTCTCGTCTTGTATATTTGTGGTGTCATTTCGTGTGGAATCTCTTGgagaaaaatatatttcatATGGTTTGTAGTAGGAAGAAAATG containing:
- the LOC113724643 gene encoding protein AGENET DOMAIN (AGD)-CONTAINING P1-like; its protein translation is MDYFIKGAEVEISSDEDGFRGSWFAGTVIRKLKNDKILVEYKTLMQDDSRKIPLREEIDVVQLRPPAPRETHREFKVSEEVDVYFNDGWWEGVITGVSKTGKFAVFFRSSRELSKFHPSKLRLHREWVNGTWVPQLEIEPKEDKKVSILPAKRKPGKETVEEKFSRGATVEVRIDEDGFQGAWIPATVIKRFDEDKYLIQYRSLRNEEDTEFLKEEVASINIRPHPPETAFVDCFKVNDKVDALFNDCWWEGVISRVLREKKYIIYFPGTEDAVKFKHSDLRQHQEWIDGKWVIPS